From Streptomyces qinzhouensis, one genomic window encodes:
- a CDS encoding CE1758 family FMN-dependent luciferase-like monooxygenase, whose protein sequence is MQFGIFTVGDVTPDPTTNRTPTEAERIRDTVAIARKAEEVGLDVFATGEHHNPPFVPSSPTTLLGYIAALTERIILSTSTTLITTNDPVKIAEDFSVLQHLSGGRTDVMLGRGNTGPVYPWFGQDIRKAIPLTVEHYGLLRRLWRERVVDWEGELRGPLQSFTLAPQPLDGIPPFVWHGSIRTAEIAELAAYHGDGYFANHIFWPASHTRTMVELYRRRFAHYGHGTPEAAIVGLGGQAFIRPNSQDAMREFRPYFDNAPVYGHGPSLEEFSSLTPLTVGSPQQVIEKTLGFRAYAGDYQRQLFVVDHAGLPLKTVLEQLDLLGGEVVPVLRKEFAVGRSPDAPDAPTHQSLLRARDAGTGAPAPRNPGSREDRTR, encoded by the coding sequence ATGCAGTTCGGCATTTTCACCGTGGGTGATGTGACCCCCGACCCGACCACGAACCGTACGCCGACCGAGGCGGAGCGCATCCGGGACACCGTGGCCATCGCGAGGAAGGCGGAGGAGGTCGGCCTCGACGTCTTCGCCACCGGCGAGCACCACAACCCGCCGTTCGTGCCCTCCTCGCCCACGACACTGCTCGGCTACATCGCCGCGTTGACGGAACGGATCATCCTGTCCACGTCGACCACGCTGATCACCACGAACGATCCCGTCAAGATCGCCGAGGACTTCAGCGTGCTGCAGCACCTGTCCGGCGGACGGACCGATGTGATGCTGGGGAGAGGGAACACCGGTCCGGTGTATCCCTGGTTCGGCCAGGACATCCGCAAGGCGATCCCCCTGACCGTCGAGCACTACGGCCTGCTGCGCCGTCTGTGGCGCGAGCGGGTGGTCGACTGGGAGGGCGAGCTGCGCGGCCCGCTCCAGAGTTTCACCCTGGCTCCCCAGCCCCTGGACGGCATCCCGCCCTTCGTGTGGCACGGCTCCATCCGCACCGCGGAAATCGCGGAGCTGGCGGCCTACCACGGGGACGGATACTTCGCGAACCACATCTTCTGGCCCGCCTCCCACACCCGCACGATGGTCGAGCTCTACCGCAGGCGCTTCGCGCACTACGGGCACGGGACACCGGAGGCCGCCATCGTGGGCCTGGGCGGACAGGCCTTCATCCGCCCCAACAGCCAGGACGCGATGCGGGAATTCCGGCCCTACTTCGACAACGCGCCCGTGTACGGACACGGACCGTCGCTGGAGGAGTTCAGCTCGCTCACACCCCTGACGGTCGGCTCTCCCCAGCAGGTGATCGAGAAGACCCTCGGCTTCCGCGCATACGCGGGCGACTACCAGCGCCAGCTCTTCGTCGTCGATCACGCGGGACTGCCGCTCAAGACGGTGCTGGAACAACTGGACCTCCTGGGCGGAGAGGTCGTACCGGTGCTCCGCAAGGAGTTCGCCGTCGGCAGGTCACCCGACGCACCCGACGCACCCACCCATCAGTCGCTGCTGCGGGCTCGCGACGCGGGCACCGGAGCACCGGCGCCGCGGAACCCGGGGAGCCGAGAGGACCGTACGAGATGA
- a CDS encoding FMN reductase, producing the protein MTTTIAIITAGLREPSSTRMLADRLESSARAELTRAGNTVESSFVELRPLGRAIIDAMLSGFPTTPLEEAFDTVAGADGVIAVTPAFNASFSGLFKSFFDVLPEETLSDMPVLIGATGGTERHSLVLEHALRPMFSYLHAIVSPRGVYAATDDFGSHESGAALSERINRAAADYARLVQGCGPRHRKDALTEDIAAMERLLQPGSS; encoded by the coding sequence ATGACCACCACGATCGCGATCATCACCGCCGGGCTGCGAGAGCCCTCCTCAACGCGCATGCTCGCCGACCGGCTCGAGTCATCGGCGCGCGCGGAACTCACCCGTGCCGGGAACACGGTCGAATCCTCGTTCGTCGAGCTGCGCCCGCTGGGGCGCGCGATCATCGACGCGATGCTGAGCGGTTTCCCCACCACCCCCTTGGAGGAGGCCTTCGACACCGTCGCCGGAGCCGACGGCGTCATCGCGGTCACTCCCGCGTTCAACGCCTCCTTCAGCGGACTGTTCAAATCGTTCTTCGACGTCCTGCCGGAGGAAACCCTCTCCGACATGCCCGTACTCATCGGCGCGACCGGCGGCACCGAACGGCACTCCCTCGTCCTCGAACACGCCCTGCGGCCGATGTTCTCCTATCTGCACGCCATCGTGTCCCCCCGGGGCGTCTACGCCGCCACCGACGACTTCGGCTCCCATGAGAGCGGCGCGGCCCTGTCGGAGCGCATCAACCGTGCGGCAGCCGACTACGCCCGCCTCGTTCAGGGCTGCGGCCCCCGACACCGGAAGGACGCCCTCACCGAGGACATCGCCGCCATGGAGCGACTGCTCCAGCCCGGCTCGTCATGA